A single genomic interval of Melanotaenia boesemani isolate fMelBoe1 chromosome 4, fMelBoe1.pri, whole genome shotgun sequence harbors:
- the LOC121638973 gene encoding uncharacterized protein LOC121638973 yields the protein MASCSSSSSSSSSSSSSSSSSSSCIVGGQESVKRYMLENFQYTIPDHYVTLTPDIIMYTWASVFGRPLPAGRAGEKHNYVSKITHQSKTMLDYVHVLFYSRWRMTNEREMLRQVRGENLVAVCLEDLPELYPPETYERIPAEYNEVYFMDYLRQMAMYEAARFKEVVRGMCTPERASVLTGNALMYVDMDITFYRPPKEWISPEGLLTFVLVQDTEVKRLCKLSNGIVDSLGREMLEQATEYMMGENCMVVVGYKYGKRFKRYVPRPMLQYDLLREGRQSTVENLIMCFYQQARCLFHSNHATHLWWAGDRLK from the coding sequence ATggcttcttgttcttcttcttcttcttcttcttcttcttcttcttcttcttcttcttcttcctcgtCATGCATTGTCGGAGGCCAGGAGAGCGTAAAAAGGTATATGCTGGAAAACTTTCAGTATACGATTCCCGATCACTACGTAACTCTAACACCCGACATAATAATGTACACGTGGGCCAGCGTGTTTGGACGTCCTCTGCCAGCGGGCAGAGCGGGAGAGAAACATAACTATGTTTCTAAAATAACGCACCAATCCAAGACGATGCTCGACTACGTGCACGTGTTGTTCTACTCCCGATGGCGCATGACCAACGAGCGTGAAATGCTCCGGCAGGTCCGAGGAGAAAATCTGGTCGCCGTATGCCTGGAAGACCTACCTGAACTTTATCCTCCGGAGACGTACGAGCGGATACCTGCCGAATACAACGAGGTATACTTCATGGACTACCTGAGGCAAATGGCTATGTACGAGGCTGCCCGATTCAAAGAGGTCGTGAGAGGCATGTGTACCCCCGAGCGTGCTTCGGTTCTGACCGGCAACGCTCTGATGTACGTGGACATGGACATTACGTTTTACAGGCCGCCCAAGGAGTGGATCTCCCCCGAAGGCTTGCTGACGTTTGTTCTCGTCCAGGACACCGAAGTAAAGAGGCTGTGTAAGCTCAGCAACGGAATCGTGGATTCTTTGGGACGTGAGATGCTGGAACAGGCTACCGAATATATGATGGGCGAGAACTGTATGGTCGTGGTCGGTTACAAATACGGGAAGAGGTTTAAGCGTTACGTTCCGCGTCCCATGTTGCAGTACGACCTCCTAAGGGAGGGTAGGCAGAGTACCGTGGAAAACTTGATTATGTGCTTTTACCAACAGGCCCGTTGCCTCTTTCATAGCAATCACGCGACCCACCTGTGGTGGGCGGGTGATAGGTTGAAGTGA